The genomic region ACAGCAATGACTATATTAGCTCCCATTTCACGGGCCGAATTAATGGGAACTACGCTGACCAAACCACCATCGACCAGCACAGACTCATTACTAATAACGGGAATAAAAACTCCTGGAATTGATGAAGAGGCTTGAACGGCGTGTCCCACATTACCTTTACGGATCACAATGGGTTCTAGAGTATTTAAATTAGTCGCTGTAATTCCAACTGGAATAGGCATTGAGTCAAGTTCAGTTTGATTAACATGCTGGTTAACCCAGTCAGACAACTTCTGTCCGTTGATTAGTCCTTTAGATGAAATGACGACATCGGCTAAGTCGGATGAACTCACGTTGAGCAGAATATTCTCCATGTCGGTGTAGTTCATACCCGATGCAAACATAACGGCGGCTATCGAGCCAGCTGAGGTACCAGTCACTAAGTCGGGAGTAATATCTTCTTCCATCAATGCTTTGATAACACCAAGATGCATAATGCCTCTAACACCACCACCTCCAAATGCGACTCCAAGTATTTGTGGTTTCAACGTCTTTTTCTGTATTGGTGGGGGAGATGTTGATAAGTCGTCATAGAGGTTTTCTGTGGCACAAGCGCTCAGTAAAAATGTGGAAAGTATAATGAATAAACGGGACATGTTGACGATACTCAGTAATTTAAGACGCTGCTTTCATTAAAAGTTGAGCATCCTTTTCGTGATGCTCAACTTTGTTGGAGTGGCTGGAATTCTAAAAAGTGAATGAACTGATTAGCTCACAGATTTGATTTCCAAGTACGAACGAATACCGAACGCCCCATTTTCTCTGCCGATACCAGATTGTTTAAACCCACCAAATGGTGCTGCAGGGTTATGATTAAAAGAGTTAACAGAAACCACACCCGCATCAATTTGATTTGCTATGACTTTAGCGTGGTCGATATTGGTACCACTTACGTAACCAGCCAGACCATATTGGGTGTCATTCGCAATTTCAATGGCTTCTTCCTCAGTTTTATAGGTCAGTACACACAAAACTGGGCCAAAGATTTCTTCACGTGCGATAGTCATGTCGTTGGTGACATTGACGAAAATAGTAGGTTTCACGAAGTTACCATTTTCCAGTCCTTCAGGATGACCCTCTCCTCCAACCAAAACCTCAGCCCCTTCTTCAATGCCTTTAGTGATATAGCTTTGCACTCGTTGATACTGAGTTTTTGATACCATTGGTCCAATTGCGGTATCACCGTCTTCCGGACGTCCTACTTTTAGATACTGAGCTACAGACTGTTTCAATGCTGCTTTAATTTCTTCTGCGCGGCTTTCTGGGATTAACAAGCGAGTTCCTGCAATACAAGCCTGACCGCTATTCATGAAACTAGTCATCAGAATAAACGGGATTACCTGCTCTAGGCTAGCATCTTCCAAGACGATATGTGGGGACTTACCACCCAGCTCTAAAGTGACACGTTTAAGTGTTGCAGCACCATCGCGAGCAATGATTTTTCCTACCGCTGTAGAGCCTGTAAAAGATATTTTTGCCACATCAGGGTTGCGGGTTATCTCGGCACCGACCACATCTCCACGACCGTTGACAATATTAATCAAGCCAGCGGGTAACTTTGCTGCATGAACACACTCCATAATGACTTGTGTTTGTAGAGCACTCATTTCACTTGGTTTTGTCACCACAGGACACCCCGCAGCTAACGCAGAGACTGTTTTGTTACAAAAATAAATTATGTTCGCATTCCATGGCGTAATGTGGCCGGCAACACCGACAGGGTGAAGAGATACCTCTGTGTCACCTACCATTTCCTTAAAGGCCATGCTCTGTAAGGCTTCTTTGGCACTTAAGATTACGCCAGCTGCACCTTGAACAAGATATTGCGCAATTTGGGTTGGGGCACCGTACTCTTTCACTAATGCCTCAATGTGGTCATCTAAGCGGTCAACGATAGCATCATGAAGTCTTTGTAAATACTCTGCTCTTTGTTCTGGAGTTGACTGTGCATAGCTTTTGAAAGCCTGTTTTGCCGCTGTGATCGCTCGTTGTGTATCCTCTTCATCGCCGAGTACAACTTGACCAATGATTTCTTGAGTCGATGGATTGATAAGATCGGCAACATCATTACCGTGGGATACCACGAAGTCGCCATTGATATAATGTTTATTAATGATTTGCATAAAGCACTCCTAAATTGGTGAGTTTTAACGTCAGTTGCCAGTATTAATGTTGCCCTCTATACATCTCTGAGAAGGGGCGCTCCCTTACTTAACTGATACTGAGTGTATCTCACCTAATTCGATATAAAATTGCAGATGACGCCAAGCTTATTGCGAATTACGCCAATCGTTTCATTGCAAAGTGGTCAAACCTGAAGGGAATGGAAGAAGGTGATAAGAAGACTCTTGTTCGCAAAGAGCCGGAATTAGACGTTATTGTTTTATCAATATTGCCATGTCTTTGACTTCGAATATGAGACTTGAGTCCCCATAATTGGCACAGTCATTGGGCGAATCGTCGGTTCCATCGCTGAAGGCATGGGTGGCTCTTTGGGCCAATGGCTCGGCGGCAAAATAGGTGGCTGGTAGACTATTAAAAAAAAACAAACGCTGTACTTAGATCAGTAAATAACACTGTCTAATTCTGCAGGTGATTAATGAATACAACTTAACAGATAGATCACCTTTTAAAACAACCCTATAACCCTTCTTTTTAGGGCGGTAACCAAGCTTAAGAAGATAAGCTTGGTTACGACTCTTTCCATGGTGCTCAAAGAGCACTTTATTTGTATTTATACCTCTACAAGTATCAAATAATGGGGGGCACATTCAGTTATCTGTGACTGCCATCGCTATAAAAACCACTTAGCTTGGTAAAAATTCATTACTCCAGCCAGTTGCAGCAACGCCCTTTTCTAGCATCAAACATATATCGTCATCAGTGTAACCCAAGCTTCTCAAAACTTCGGTCGTTGAATGGCCAAATTTTTCTGCGGGTGTTACCGCTCTAATCTTGGCCTCTAACGGACGAATTGAGTATGGATCCACCTGAGTAATACAATGTCCACTAGGATGATTGGGGAAAATTGAGAAAGCATAACTTCCTCGATCAGTTCCCGCTTTCTGATCCGCCTGCCGGCTATTTTTCTCACGTAAAAGCTCAATAGACAAGGGTTCAGCACAAGCGATATCAGCTAAAGAAAACGCGTTCAGCCAGTAGTCTGAGGACTCTTTCACGAGGTTTTCACGTAAAAATTGACTAATATCTTGGCTCTGTTGAATGCCGCCTAAGCCTTTAATAGCATCCAGTTTCGCCAACTCATCTTGGTGTGAATCTACAAATATCCAGCCATTAAGAGTTTGATAAAAATGTGATAAAGCGTGATTGCCCTTCGCCTCTCGACCAGACGCCTCGTTAAAAGGCCCACGCCCTTCATAATCAAAGGCAAACGGAAGCTGTGCAATATTGGTCACCGCAGACAATGATGTCCTCGCACGGCTCACTTTACCCGTTTTACGTTTTTGATATAGACCAACCACCATACCTAACGCACCAGCAAAACCACAATTCACATCGAGCGTACCCAAATGCGCATGTTCTTCAGGTGTTTCTGGCTTACCAAATCGGCTCATAATTCCACTATTTGCCTGAATAATATCGTCATAACCAATGTAATTTGTCTTACTACCTGCACGAGGCCCACCAAAACAGTCAAGGCGACAGAAGAGCACATCTGGGTTGATTGCACTCAAACTATCTTGATCCAAGCCCAACGGCCTCATTTGGCGATCCGGAGCGTTAATAACCACCATATCCACGCTTTTGACTAAGCGTTCAAACACTTCACGGCCTTCTTTGGTCATGATATTAACCAACGCGCTTTGCTTACCGACACCCGTTTGAAACGTAAATAGAATACCTATCAGTGGATCGTACAGAGGCGTCACTGGGTCTAACTTAGTAATTTCAGCACCAAAGCGTGCCAAAAATGCGGTAGAGTGAGGTCCAGCTATCACGTTGGTTAAATCTAAAATTTTCACCCCTTCCAACCAGCCTTTACCACTTGCTGGCTGAATGTCTTTTCCTGTTGGACGGGTGGTATTTTCTATTTTTGCAACATCTTGCAAACGTGCTAAGGCCTCTTCGAAGCTTACATTTTCTTGTGCATTTGGCTTCAGCATCGCTTCTGCTTCATTTTCGAACCAAACAATGGGTCCTGGCTGCTTCATCGTACCAAACTCTGTCCCTTCAACTTCAACGATTAATCCAGACTCCTTGCTATATTCACTGTTTACCCACTCTTGGGTTGTACGGTGAGGAGCTCCAGGTATTTGGCCTTCGCCAAAAATACCCCCCCACTCATCTGAGGTTTTTTGTAGGAAGGCTTTTTTCATCTTCTCTGAAATAATATCGGCCCATTTTTTCGGTAGCGGGTAAACACCGATAGAGGTTTCACCTTCCCACTCACTAATTGGAGCATGCAGGTCCTTCACATCTGGCAAGCCAGCCTCCACTAATTCGTCATAAATACCCAATACCTTCAATGCCCTTTTGGCATGATTTCGATGAGAAGGGCAAACACAATAAAACAGGCGACCATCGGCACATAAATAGGTTCGATAAAATGGGTCTAAGTACTCTTGTAATTGTTCATAACTAAGATCCATTTTTATGCCATTGGACTTACGATGTTCTATTTCTAATTCTCGCATGGTCTTATAACGCTCGGGCAGCTGCTCAACCAAATAAGAGTTATATGAAAGCCCTTCCATTAACGCAGCGGCAATAGGTACCTCAATATTATCCCCTCGACCTGTTTTTTCTCTTTCAAACAGCGCCAAAACAGCAGAGCTCGCAGCCAGAGAAATGGCATAAGATGAGCCCAATGGTAATGGTGAAAAGCTAGGGTTAAGTCCCATTAAAACTCGGTTAAAGCCCATATCAGTAAAAGAACCCGACGTCGCAGCAACTACTGCTTCCGTTGCCTTCCAGTCACGACGGAGTTCATCATTACTTGCAAAGCCAGGAATAGATAATGTAATTAATTCAGGGCGCGTCTCACGCAATTTTGCGAAATCAACCCCCAGCCTTTTCATCACACCGGGACGAAAACTTTCAATAACAATATCAACATTAGCGATTAACTCTAAGGCTTGGTCTAAACCTGACTGGCTCTTTAGATCTAAACGAAGAGAGGATTTATTACGGTTCAATACAGCGTTAGCAGGGTGCTGCCAACTAGGTCCATTTGGTGGATCTATATGTACGACCGTTGCACCTAAATCGGCCAACACCATAGCCACAGCGGGACCCGCAATTTGCTGTCCAAAATCAGCAACGCGGACACCTACTAACGGTAGTTGATTCTGTTTATTCATATTCGCTTCATCCTAATTCACCTGATCCACCCCCGTTTATAAAAACGGTTCATGTAGACCGGCGTTATTTATTTTTATACCGGAGTCCCGGCTGCCTTTAGGTTTAGACGACATAATTGTCAACTAAAAACATCATCCAATAGACGTCGAAAGCAGAATACTAGGAGTGAATTAAACAGCGAACCAGCAAAATAAAATTAGTCTGAGATATCATTTTTTTTATATCTAAAAAATAAAATTGAGTCATAAATTTTTTGAGGGCTTAGGTAGATTTTTTATTGCTTCTCAGTTTCAAAAAGATTCATAACAATGTTTTTTCGAGTAAATGAGTATAAAAACACCTTAACAATAAAATAAAAATAAAAGTGAGAATGGCAATATGAATAATATAACGTCCCCTAGTCTCATCGGTTTAGATCACCAAACTAAAACGTTAATAAGTTTAGTGATTTCGAAAAGCTTTAGCGCGATGGCGAGGCCTACACGATGAACAACAAAGCTTATGCTCTCCCTAAAATAAGGATCCCTCTGCGGCACCTAACCAATTTTAGCTGTCGGCTCAGTCCTGCTAGTGATCGCAATTGCATTATTCACAGCAATCGAACCAAGCCTTGCAAAAGCACTTTACAGTAAAACGGTTTAAAAAAAACAAGCAGTTTCAAACTGTTTTAAACCTAATAATGGACCCAATCAATTTTCTTAAAACACTTATATAGTAGGGAACCATATGTCTACTCAAATTATTCTTCCACGAATGCTACAAGTCGGCAAAGATGCCAGTCGTGCCACGCCATCGATTCTTGAGAGTCTAGGTTGCCGCCGCCCACTAATCATCACAGATAAAATGATGGTGCAGTTAGGCTATGCGGAAAAAATCCAAGCAGTTCTAGCAGAGCAAAACATGTCGGCTGATATCTTTGATGACACCGTACCAGAACCCACTGTTGCATCAATTCAATCAGGCGTTAACAAAGTAAAAAAAGGTAATTACGACAGCATTATTGCCCTAGGTGGTGGAAGCCCAATCGACAGTGCTAAAGCCATCAGCATACTAGGTAAATTTGGTGGCGAAATGCGCGATTA from Marinomonas rhizomae harbors:
- a CDS encoding patatin-like phospholipase family protein encodes the protein MSRLFIILSTFLLSACATENLYDDLSTSPPPIQKKTLKPQILGVAFGGGGVRGIMHLGVIKALMEEDITPDLVTGTSAGSIAAVMFASGMNYTDMENILLNVSSSDLADVVISSKGLINGQKLSDWVNQHVNQTELDSMPIPVGITATNLNTLEPIVIRKGNVGHAVQASSSIPGVFIPVISNESVLVDGGLVSVVPINSAREMGANIVIAVDIYCGNTPKPTQAMGGDEITFYSFRIMACKLSKNEIQSADVLIQPNFEPKTSGFFDYQAKLDSINAGYAATKKAIPKIKELLGLPTFIANTAP
- a CDS encoding aldehyde dehydrogenase family protein, with the translated sequence MQIINKHYINGDFVVSHGNDVADLINPSTQEIIGQVVLGDEEDTQRAITAAKQAFKSYAQSTPEQRAEYLQRLHDAIVDRLDDHIEALVKEYGAPTQIAQYLVQGAAGVILSAKEALQSMAFKEMVGDTEVSLHPVGVAGHITPWNANIIYFCNKTVSALAAGCPVVTKPSEMSALQTQVIMECVHAAKLPAGLINIVNGRGDVVGAEITRNPDVAKISFTGSTAVGKIIARDGAATLKRVTLELGGKSPHIVLEDASLEQVIPFILMTSFMNSGQACIAGTRLLIPESRAEEIKAALKQSVAQYLKVGRPEDGDTAIGPMVSKTQYQRVQSYITKGIEEGAEVLVGGEGHPEGLENGNFVKPTIFVNVTNDMTIAREEIFGPVLCVLTYKTEEEAIEIANDTQYGLAGYVSGTNIDHAKVIANQIDAGVVSVNSFNHNPAAPFGGFKQSGIGRENGAFGIRSYLEIKSVS
- a CDS encoding CoA transferase; its protein translation is MNKQNQLPLVGVRVADFGQQIAGPAVAMVLADLGATVVHIDPPNGPSWQHPANAVLNRNKSSLRLDLKSQSGLDQALELIANVDIVIESFRPGVMKRLGVDFAKLRETRPELITLSIPGFASNDELRRDWKATEAVVAATSGSFTDMGFNRVLMGLNPSFSPLPLGSSYAISLAASSAVLALFEREKTGRGDNIEVPIAAALMEGLSYNSYLVEQLPERYKTMRELEIEHRKSNGIKMDLSYEQLQEYLDPFYRTYLCADGRLFYCVCPSHRNHAKRALKVLGIYDELVEAGLPDVKDLHAPISEWEGETSIGVYPLPKKWADIISEKMKKAFLQKTSDEWGGIFGEGQIPGAPHRTTQEWVNSEYSKESGLIVEVEGTEFGTMKQPGPIVWFENEAEAMLKPNAQENVSFEEALARLQDVAKIENTTRPTGKDIQPASGKGWLEGVKILDLTNVIAGPHSTAFLARFGAEITKLDPVTPLYDPLIGILFTFQTGVGKQSALVNIMTKEGREVFERLVKSVDMVVINAPDRQMRPLGLDQDSLSAINPDVLFCRLDCFGGPRAGSKTNYIGYDDIIQANSGIMSRFGKPETPEEHAHLGTLDVNCGFAGALGMVVGLYQKRKTGKVSRARTSLSAVTNIAQLPFAFDYEGRGPFNEASGREAKGNHALSHFYQTLNGWIFVDSHQDELAKLDAIKGLGGIQQSQDISQFLRENLVKESSDYWLNAFSLADIACAEPLSIELLREKNSRQADQKAGTDRGSYAFSIFPNHPSGHCITQVDPYSIRPLEAKIRAVTPAEKFGHSTTEVLRSLGYTDDDICLMLEKGVAATGWSNEFLPS